A window of Littorina saxatilis isolate snail1 linkage group LG7, US_GU_Lsax_2.0, whole genome shotgun sequence contains these coding sequences:
- the LOC138972042 gene encoding uncharacterized protein — MLPLVTSCLLFQSRPADGPASLGSIKDSKSDTDQQQDLLTERDEVLAHHNAARCDTDQTQNLQTRMHEVLAQHKATIERQDATLRRAGDVQRTLVALNQRSLQDPADHRLAADIDSRLREYQALLDRADTLQQEVSRLAQLHASLAMSQPHQPLAGATTAPHNLLQPGIKPALPVPGFAQRAQPSQLSSGLGSAFVSVQSSFPALTNMRPTLVAPFQFPSGLNQPGFQFQGPAFSAFSAPLSAFSCLPTTSLASAGAGSMAPLSANFMVPGCVRPFGGLPTTSVPSSALGTGNSFPAATPPHRYFSPRSSCPNSAGSLANLTTTSVASGAGGSPLGRSVTSNASISLRQELKSLVNQTVQTAATPVRQRDEDERKQLQSNCAPGLSEAWAFDTSDKEPALLSSTLSSQKARPGGGTTCTSAGAKECLQGGVGVAVRKAKGDTATAPRIPRGFVFTATQPSSTKESKNTAPITTTTPITTTAPITTPTTNNSNQKRQRPVSPPPPAVPSSPTKLAAPAKTSPQAFKALLPLKPIKVSTNRYAALASLGAGKPDTDIQETAHPVCKLLSASFSASSDKAEEGEQTNRGRKTAASDTEGQGLSTKKRSLGAGDTGLELGSDPAEGDADDWQVSGSRRHRKREGRRKSTRQPQRKQGSTPPMTSVSRSSRSSSSSSETRGFTPVGGTGWTRSRSTTPTGVTDSGARCTTPTGVTGRSGEKCTTPTGVSASVSSSRRTPPVASSRASPLPVPENWEDEIDPYPVRRGMISSHPTRLACSSWTDPPSPSRPLLPGPPAPLKPVRTRCGITKRPPCLMSMVVKPANPELCRIENLASGAVCKDGQSASIVSQVSNPSASAVSKDSTSPQVNKSSANAVSKDSTSPQFNISASASVVPQADNPSTSALPQLDSFSFSKKLPAACDAGSASGRPRLNVNKGFLGQLISNNEQSNWGRQSPTNNRSRRSSLTPGTY; from the exons ATGTTGCCTCTTGTCAcaagttgccttttgtttcagtctCGGCCTGCTGACGGTCCTGCCTCCCTAGGGTCTATCAAGGACTCGAAGAGCGACACAGACCAGCAACAAGATTTGCTGACCGAGAGAGATGAAGTGTTAGCCCACCACAATGCGGCTAGATGTGACACAGACCAGACACAGAACTTGCAGACCAGGATGCACGAAGTGTTAGCTCAGCACAAGGCGACCATTGAGCGCCAGGACGCAACGTTGCGGCGAGCGGGAGACGTGCAGCGAACACTGGTGGCCCTCAACCAGCGCAGTCTGCAGGACCCCGCTGACCACCGGCTGGCCGCAGACATCGACAGCAGGCTGAGGGAGTACCAGGCGCTGCTTGACCGGGCAGACACCCTGCAGCAAGAGGTGTCACGCCTCGCACAGCTTCATGCATCGCTCGCCATGTCGCAGCCACATCAACCGCTTGCAG GGGCCACCACAGCGCCGCACAATCTTCTTCAGCCTGGTATCAAGCCCGCATTGCCCGTGCCAGGATTTGCACAGAGAGCCCAACCTTCACAGCTGTCGTCTGGCTTGGGATCAGCCTTTGTCTCGGTGCAGTCATCGTTCCCAGCTTTAACCAACATGAGACCCACCCTGGTCGCACCCTTCCAGTTTCCCTCAGGTTTGAACCAGCCAGGCTTTCAGTTCCAGGGCCCTGCGTTCTCTGCTTTCAGTGCTCCGTTGTCTGCCTTTAGCTGTCTGCCCACTACCTCTCTGGCTTCCGCTGGTGCAGGGAGCATGGCTCCGTTGTCCGCAAACTTCATGGTTCCCGGCTGTGTCAGACCTTTTGGCGGTCTGCCAACAACCTCTGTGCCGTCCAGTGCTTTGGGAACTGGGAACAGCTTTCCTGCAGCTACTCCGCCGCACAGATATTTCTCTCCCAGGTCTTCTTGTCCAAATTCTGCGGGATCTTTGGCCAACTTAACAACAACGTCTGTGGCTTCAGGTGCCGGAGGATCTCCGTTGGGAAGATCCGTTACCAGCAATGCAAGCATTTCACTGCGACAGGAGCTGAAGAGTTTGGTGAACCAAACCGTCCAGACCGCTGCAACACCAGTAAGGCAGCGCGACGAGGATGAGAGAAAACAGCTACAGAGTAACTGCGCCCCAGGGTTGTCGGAAGCTTGGGCTTTTGACACGAGCGACAAGGAGCCTGCCCTGCTCAGTTCCACATTGTCATCGCAGAAAGCCAGGCCTGGCGGTGGCACCACCTGTACCAGCGCCGGTGCCAAAGAGTGTTTGCAGGGAGGTGTCGGTGTAGCCGTCCGCAAGGCAAAGGGAG ATACAGCCACTGCACCACGCATCCCACGGGGCTTTGTCTTCACTGCAACACAGCCGTCATCCACAAAGGAGAGTAAGAACACCgcccccatcaccaccaccacccccatcaccaccaccgcccccatcaccacccccaccaccaacaacagcaaccaGAAGCGCCAGAGACCTgtgtctccccctccccctgccgTCCCGTCCAGCCCCACAAAACTAGCAGCTCCGGCCAAGACATCCCCTCAGGCATTCAAGGCACTGCTGCCGCTCAAACCCATCAAG gTGTCCACCAACCGGTACGCGGCGCTAGCCTCACTGGGGGCAGGCAAGCCTGACACAGACATCCAGGAAACTGCTCACCCTGTGTGCAAGTTGCTGTCAGCGTCTTTCTCTGCGTCCTCAGACAAG GCAGAAGAGGGAGAACAGACCAACCGTGGCCGCAAGACGGCAGCGAGCGACACTGAGGGGCAGGGCCTGAGCACCAAGAAAAGAAGCCTGGGGGCTGGGGACACAGGCCTTGAGCTTGGGTCGGACCCAGCAGAGGGAGACGCTGACGACTGGCAGGTGAGCGGTTCCAGACGGCACCGCAAAAGGGAGGGCAGGAGGAAGTCTACCCGCCAGCCTCAGCGCAAGCAAGGGTCCACCCCGCCCATGACCTCTGTCTCACGCAGCAGTCGCAGCAGTTCTTCCTCGTCAGAGACCAGAGGTTTCACCCCTGTGGGCGGCACTGGTTGGACCAGGTCAAGAAGCACAACGCCCACAGGTGTAACAGATAGCGGGGCAAGGTGCACAACGCCCACAGGTGTCACAGGTAGGAGCGGGGAAAAGTGCACAACGCCCACAGGTGTGTCAGCCTCAGTGTCCAGCTCACGTCGCACCCCACCTGTGGCGTCGTCTCGCGCCTCTCCTCTCCCCGTGCCTGAGAACTGGGAGGACGAGATTGACCCTTACCCTGTGAGGCGCGGCATGATCTCCTCTCACCCCACCCGCCTGGCCTGTTCCAGCTGGACCGACCCCCCATCCCCTTCCCGCCCCCTCCTCCCCgggccccccgcccccctcaaGCCGGTCAGGACCAGGTGCGGGATAACCAAGCGACCCCCGTGCCTCATGTCCATGGTGGTGAAGCCGGCTAACCCAGAACTGTGCCGCATAGAAAACCTGGCGTCTGGCGCCGTTTGTAAAGATGGCCAGTCTGCCAGTATTGTTTCTCAAGTCAGCAACCCCTCAGCTAGTGCCGTGTCCAAAGACAGCACTTCTCCTCAAGTCAACAAATCCTCAGCTAATGCCGTGTCCAAAGACAGCACTTCTCCTCAATTCAACATCTCGGCCAGTGCCAGTGTTGTTCCCCAAGCAGACAACCCCTCGACCAGTGCCTTGCCTCAGCTCGATAGTTTCTCCTTCTCCAAGAAGCTGCCAGCGGCGTGCGATGCTGGGTCGGCTTCAGGTCGGCCGCGGCTCAACGTCAACAAGGGCTTCCTGGGACAGCTAATAAGCAACAACGAGCAGTCCAACTGGGGCCGCCAAAGCCCCACCAACAACAGGTCAAGGAGGAGCTCGCTCACACCAGGTACGTACTGA